In Streptomyces canus, one DNA window encodes the following:
- a CDS encoding alpha/beta fold hydrolase gives MTNFVLVAGARLGASAWDGVAAELRAAGHEPRPLTLSGLAEKRGVPAGQQTHVRDIVDEVERLDLREVVLVGHSYSGIPVGQAAERIGDRLARVVFVDSSVPVDGESFLSGWPSDRVRKAIEENDGFWLPAGPEHYAGQGLTDEQIARIIDRSSPHPGATLSEPAVLTRPLGELPATYIKCLLDDEEPMPVVAELLKSERWELVEMDTGHWPMFSQPRELARILAESVPASALPS, from the coding sequence ATGACCAACTTCGTACTGGTGGCGGGCGCGAGGCTCGGAGCGTCGGCGTGGGACGGGGTCGCGGCCGAGCTGCGCGCGGCCGGGCACGAACCGCGTCCGCTGACGTTGTCGGGCCTCGCCGAGAAGCGGGGCGTGCCCGCGGGACAGCAGACCCATGTGCGGGACATCGTCGACGAGGTGGAGCGGCTGGACCTGCGCGAGGTGGTGCTGGTCGGGCACAGCTATTCCGGCATACCCGTGGGACAGGCAGCCGAGAGGATCGGCGACCGGCTCGCGCGGGTGGTGTTCGTGGACTCCAGCGTGCCCGTCGACGGGGAGTCGTTCCTGTCGGGATGGCCGAGCGACCGCGTCCGCAAGGCGATCGAGGAGAACGACGGCTTCTGGCTGCCCGCGGGCCCGGAGCACTACGCCGGCCAGGGTCTGACGGACGAGCAGATCGCCCGGATCATCGACCGCTCGTCCCCGCACCCGGGCGCGACGCTCTCCGAGCCCGCCGTCCTCACGCGTCCCCTGGGCGAGCTTCCGGCGACCTACATCAAGTGCCTCCTCGACGACGAGGAGCCGATGCCCGTCGTGGCCGAGCTGCTCAAGAGCGAGCGCTGGGAACTGGTCGAGATGGACACCGGCCACTGGCCGATGTTCTCCCAGCCGCGCGAACTGGCCCGGATTCTCGCCGAGTCCGTCCCGGCCTCGGCCCTCCCCTCCTGA
- a CDS encoding lactate 2-monooxygenase produces MAKHWADFQYEIYLGGMSGAVPRLPTDLTRLEELTEQRLGPGPVGYVAGSAGDGSTARANRAALERRRIVPRMLRDVHERDLSVEVLGRVLPAPLALAPVGVLSIMHPEAESAAARAAAAQGVPYILSSASSTPLEQVAEAMGDAERWFQLYWPKDPQVALSFLSRARAAGFTALVVTLDTPLLSWRPRDLDQAYLPFLHGVGTANYFSDPAFRAGLAKPVHEDPNAAVLHFVSMFADPGKTWPDLAFLREHWEGPIVLKGVLHPDDARLAADAGMDGIVVSNHGGRQVAGSVAAADALPRVVEAVGDRLTVLFDSGIRTGDDVFKALALGARAVLLGRPYVYGLGLDGQPGVEHVIRCLLAELDLTLALCGHATPATVGPDDLMEGPA; encoded by the coding sequence ATGGCCAAGCACTGGGCGGACTTCCAGTACGAGATCTACCTGGGCGGGATGTCGGGTGCGGTGCCCCGGCTGCCCACCGACCTGACCCGGCTGGAGGAACTCACCGAGCAGCGCCTCGGCCCCGGTCCGGTGGGCTATGTCGCGGGCAGTGCGGGCGACGGCAGTACGGCGCGGGCGAACCGGGCGGCGCTGGAGCGGCGCCGGATCGTCCCGCGCATGCTGCGGGACGTCCACGAACGCGACCTGTCCGTCGAGGTGTTGGGGCGTGTCCTGCCCGCCCCGCTGGCGCTGGCGCCGGTCGGCGTCCTGTCGATCATGCACCCGGAGGCGGAGTCGGCGGCGGCCCGGGCAGCGGCGGCACAGGGCGTGCCGTACATCCTGTCGTCCGCCTCCAGCACGCCCCTGGAGCAGGTCGCCGAGGCGATGGGGGACGCCGAGCGCTGGTTCCAGCTGTACTGGCCGAAGGACCCGCAGGTGGCGCTGAGCTTCCTGAGCCGGGCCAGGGCTGCCGGGTTCACGGCCCTGGTCGTCACGCTGGACACTCCGCTGCTGTCCTGGCGTCCCCGCGATCTCGACCAGGCGTATCTGCCGTTCCTGCACGGCGTGGGCACCGCCAACTACTTCTCCGACCCGGCCTTCCGGGCGGGTCTGGCCAAGCCGGTGCACGAGGACCCCAACGCGGCCGTGCTGCACTTCGTCAGCATGTTCGCGGACCCCGGCAAGACCTGGCCCGACCTCGCGTTCCTGCGGGAGCACTGGGAGGGGCCGATCGTCCTGAAGGGCGTACTGCACCCGGACGACGCCCGCCTCGCCGCCGACGCCGGGATGGACGGGATCGTGGTGTCCAACCACGGCGGCCGCCAGGTGGCCGGGTCGGTCGCGGCGGCCGACGCGCTGCCGCGGGTGGTGGAGGCGGTCGGTGACCGGCTCACGGTCCTCTTCGACAGCGGCATCCGCACCGGGGACGACGTCTTCAAGGCCCTCGCGCTCGGCGCCCGCGCGGTGCTCCTCGGGCGACCGTACGTCTACGGCCTCGGCCTGGACGGACAGCCGGGCGTCGAGCACGTGATCCGCTGTCTGCTCGCGGAACTGGACCTCACGCTCGCGCTCTGCGGACACGCGACACCGGCGACGGTCGGCCCCGACGATCTCATGGAGGGCCCCGCCTGA